In Gigantopelta aegis isolate Gae_Host chromosome 6, Gae_host_genome, whole genome shotgun sequence, the following are encoded in one genomic region:
- the LOC121375573 gene encoding uncharacterized protein DDB_G0271670-like: SSTSSSSNNNSSSSTSSSSSNSSSSTSSSSSNSSSSSSNSSSSTSSSSSRTSSSSNSSSSSSSSTSSSSSSSTSSSSNNNSSSSTSSSSSNSSSSTSSSSSNSSSSSSNSSSSSSNSSSSSSNSSSSNSSSSTSSSSSNSSSSSSNSSSSSSNSSSSNSSSSTSSSSSNSSSSSSNSSSSSSNSSSSTSSSSSNSSSSSSNSSSSSSNSSSSSSNSSSSNSSSSTSSSSSNSSSSSSNSSSSSSNSSSSNSSSSTSSSSSNSSSSSSNSSSNSSSSTSSSSSSSTSSSSSNSSSSSTSSSSSSSSSSSSNSSSSTSSNSSSSSSSSNSSSSSSSSSSSSSSSSSSSSRSNSSNSSSSSSSSSSSSSNSSSSSSSSS, encoded by the coding sequence agtagcaccagtagtagtagtaataataatagtagtagtagcaccagtagtagtagtagtaatagtagtagtagcaccagtagtagtagtagtaatagtagtagtagtagtagtaatagtagtagtagcaccagtagtagtagtagtagaaccagtagtagtagtaatagtagtagcagcagcagcagcagcaccagtagcagtagtagtagtagcaccagtagtagtagtaataataatagtagtagtagcaccagtagtagtagtagtaatagtagtagtagcaccagtagtagtagtagtaatagtagtagtagtagtagtaatagtagtagtagtagtagtaatagtagtagtagtagtagtaatagtagtagtagtaatagtagtagtagcaccagtagtagtagtagtaatagtagtagtagtagtagtaatagtagtagtagtagtagtaatagtagtagtagtaatagtagtagtagcaccagtagtagtagtagtaatagtagtagtagtagtagtaatagtagtagtagtagtagtaatagtagtagtagcaccagtagtagtagtagtaatagtagtagtagtagtagtaatagtagtagtagtagtagtaatagtagtagtagtagtagtaatagtagtagtagtaatagtagtagtagcaccagtagtagtagtagtaatagtagtagtagtagtagtaatagtagtagtagtagtagtaatagtagtagtagtaatagtagtagtagcaccagtagtagtagtagtaatagtagtagtagtagtagtaatagtagtagtaatagtagtagtagcaccagtagtagtagtagtagtagcaccagtagtagtagtagtaatagtagtagtagtagcaccagtagtagtagtagtagtagcagtagtagtagtagtaatagtagtagtagcaccagtagtaatagtagtagtagcagcagtagtagtaatagcagtagcagcagcagcagcagtagtagtagtagcagcagtagtagtagtagcagcagtcgtagtaacagtagtaatagtagtagtagtagtagtagcagcagtagtagtagtagtaacagtagtagtagtagtagtagtagcagc